Within Dysosmobacter sp. Marseille-Q4140, the genomic segment CCCTTGAGCCGGTGATACCGGGCCAGGGCGTCGGTGGCCACGGTGCAGTAGGTGTGGCCGATGTGGAGCTTGTCGGAGGGATAGTAGATGGGGGTGGTGAGATAGAATTTCTTCTTGTCCATGGGGTTCTCCTTCTTTCACGGCCGCTCCGAATGGAAGAGGGCCGGTATTGACAACATATTTATTATACACGCTTCGCCGGGAAATTACAATGGGTCCCCCGTGGGCGGCGCGTCCCGGTCCGCCAGGGAGCCCCGGCGCTTCCACCGGCCGGAGAGGTAGTAGATCACCGTGGCGGCGAAGCCCGCGGCCCAGCCCACGCCGAAGCCGTAGTACATGAATTCCGGTCCGAAGCGGTTGGCCATGAGATACACGGAGGGCACCCGCAGCAAGATCAGGGACAGCACCGTGTTCACCATGGGAAATACGCTCTCTCCCGCGCCCCGCATGGCGTTGTTGAGGGTGAAGAACACGGCGAAGAGCACGTAGAAGGGCATGATGCCTCGCAGGTACGCCGTTCCGGCCTGGATCACGGCGCCGGTCTCCGAGAAAAAGCCGATCAGGGCGGGGCCCAGGGGGATCAGCACCGCCGCCATGATCACGGACCACGCCACCGCCGACACGACGCCCACCCGGACGCCCTTCCGGGCCCGGCCCTCCCGCCGGGCGCCCATGTTCTGGCCCACGAAGGCGGTCAGGGCGTTGGACAGGCTCTGGACCGGCAGAAAAGCCATCTGGTCCACCTTGTAGCCCACGTTGTACCCGGCGGTGTAGGCCTCGCCGTAGGAGTTGACCTTGCTCATGATGACCATGGACCCCACCGCCACCAGCGACATCTGGATGCCCGCCGGCAGGCCGATGCCCATGATCTGGCGGAACAGCTGCCGGTCGAACCGGCGGGAGAAGGGGTGAATGGCGATCTGGGGATAGCGGCGGTTGATGTAAAAGAGGCCGAAGAGCCAGGAGAAGGCCTGGGAGATGATGGTGCCCAGCGCCACGCCCAGGACCCCCAGCCCCGCCCACAGCACCAGCGTCAGGTCCAGGATAATGTTCAGCACGGCGGCGGTGGCCAGAAACAGCAGTGTGGAGCGGCTGTTGCCAAGGCCGCCCAGGATGCCGGCGTTGAGGTTGTAGCCGATGGTGCCGATGAGCCCGGCGCAGACCACCATGAGATACACCCAGGCGTCGTGGTAAGCGCTCTGGTCCACCCGCAGCAGCCACAAAATGGGCTCCACCGCCAGCAGGGCCAGCGCCGTCACCGGCACGGCAGCCCAGACGAAGGCGGTGTAGATGGTGTCCACCGCGTCCCGGACCCGGTCCAGCTTCCCGGCGCCGTAGAACTGGGCAATGACCACGGTGCCGCCGCCCGAAAGTCCCATAAAAAGCGACGTGAACATGAAGATCACCGAGAACCCCACGCCCACGGCGGCCAGGGCCGAGTCCCCCACGTACTGGCCCACCACCCAGCTGTCCACCATGTTGTACAGCTGCTGGAGGAAGCTCCCCGCCAGAAGGGGCAGGGCAAAGGCAAAGATATGGCCGGCCACGCCGCCGGCGGTCATGTTCCGCAGGCCGGACTGATGCGCCATGGCGTCCGCCTCCCTTCCGGAATTTCTTATCTTTACTGTACACGTTTTGCCCCCGCAGGGCAATATTGTTTTTTCCCGGGAAATCCGCTACAATGGGAAAAAACAACGCGGAGGAACTGTATATGCGACTGGTATCCTGGAACGTCAACGGCCTGCGGGCCTGCCTGGGGAAGGGCTTTCTGGACTTCTGCGCCGTCTCCGGCGCCGACGTGATCTGCCTCCAGGAGACGAAGATGCGCCCGGAGCAGGCCGAGTTCGACCTGCCGGGCTTTCACCGCTACTGGAACAGTGCCGACAAGGCCGGCTACTCCGGCACCGCCGTCTTTACCAAGGAGG encodes:
- a CDS encoding MATE family efflux transporter → MAHQSGLRNMTAGGVAGHIFAFALPLLAGSFLQQLYNMVDSWVVGQYVGDSALAAVGVGFSVIFMFTSLFMGLSGGGTVVIAQFYGAGKLDRVRDAVDTIYTAFVWAAVPVTALALLAVEPILWLLRVDQSAYHDAWVYLMVVCAGLIGTIGYNLNAGILGGLGNSRSTLLFLATAAVLNIILDLTLVLWAGLGVLGVALGTIISQAFSWLFGLFYINRRYPQIAIHPFSRRFDRQLFRQIMGIGLPAGIQMSLVAVGSMVIMSKVNSYGEAYTAGYNVGYKVDQMAFLPVQSLSNALTAFVGQNMGARREGRARKGVRVGVVSAVAWSVIMAAVLIPLGPALIGFFSETGAVIQAGTAYLRGIMPFYVLFAVFFTLNNAMRGAGESVFPMVNTVLSLILLRVPSVYLMANRFGPEFMYYGFGVGWAAGFAATVIYYLSGRWKRRGSLADRDAPPTGDPL